The following are from one region of the Geothermobacter hydrogeniphilus genome:
- a CDS encoding rhomboid family intramembrane serine protease — translation MEKQQSPPFNRPEWQPIRPDLAATGEPLPLSRRQFRSWSLVLEARGFLFQAEPSGPGWLLWVPDESFARARAELRLYEQENHNWPPPLPPLPPPSDHLLGSLLTLLAVGVFFDLTLLPVNLAGHHPVDWIELGNAHAGKILTGEWWRLITSLTLHSGWLHLLGNLLIGSVFIIRLCRDLGAGLGWSLLLAAGALGNLVNALLQNPAHRAVGASTAVFGAVGLLAAISLVRYRHHLRRRWPLPVAAALGLLALLGSSGENTDLGAHLFGFVCGFGLGLGAEFAIDRLGRPGPHLNRLLCLSSAVLVLLAWWAALA, via the coding sequence ATGGAAAAACAGCAGTCTCCACCCTTCAACCGGCCCGAATGGCAACCGATCCGCCCCGACCTGGCCGCAACAGGAGAACCGCTGCCGCTCTCCCGCCGGCAATTCCGCAGCTGGTCGCTGGTGCTGGAGGCTCGCGGGTTTCTCTTCCAGGCCGAGCCCAGCGGTCCCGGCTGGCTGCTGTGGGTCCCGGACGAAAGCTTCGCCCGGGCCCGCGCCGAGCTGCGCCTCTACGAGCAGGAGAACCACAACTGGCCGCCGCCGCTGCCGCCCCTGCCGCCCCCAAGTGACCACCTGCTCGGTTCGCTGCTGACGCTGCTGGCGGTCGGTGTCTTCTTCGACCTGACCCTGCTCCCTGTCAATCTGGCTGGACACCACCCGGTCGACTGGATTGAGCTCGGCAACGCGCACGCGGGGAAGATTCTCACCGGGGAATGGTGGCGACTGATCACCTCCCTGACCCTGCACTCCGGCTGGCTGCACCTGCTCGGCAACCTGCTGATCGGCAGCGTCTTCATTATTCGTCTCTGCCGTGATCTCGGCGCCGGGCTGGGCTGGAGCCTGCTGCTGGCGGCCGGCGCCCTCGGCAACCTGGTCAACGCCCTGCTGCAAAACCCCGCGCACCGCGCCGTCGGCGCCTCGACCGCCGTCTTCGGTGCCGTCGGCCTGCTGGCCGCCATCAGCCTGGTCCGCTACCGCCACCACCTGCGCCGCCGCTGGCCGCTGCCGGTTGCCGCCGCCCTCGGCCTGCTGGCACTGCTCGGCTCTTCCGGAGAAAATACCGATCTCGGCGCTCACCTGTTCGGCTTTGTCTGCGGCTTCGGTCTCGGGCTGGGCGCGGAATTCGCCATTGACCGCCTTGGACGCCCCGGTCCGCAT